Within Paenibacillus albicereus, the genomic segment GCAGCGCTGGGGACTGCCTGCGTCGGCATCGCCTGAGCAGGCGGCCGCGGCCGCCCGCAGCCGCTGGAGCGAGGAGGACGCGCTGCGCCTGCAGCGGGCGCTCGAGGAGCGTCCGCTGCAGGCCGACGGCCGCAAGGCGGCACGGCGCGAGTTTACGGCAAGATCCAAGGAAGCAAGCGAGCTGGCGGCGCTGCTGCGTGGCGGCGCCGATCCGGGAAGGGGACAGAGAAGATGAATCACTTGGTCGAATCGCTGGAGCGGCGGATACACGGACAGAGCCGCAACATCCGTTTGCTCGTCACGGCGCTGGTCGCGGGCGGGCATGTGCTGCTGGAGGGCGTGCCGGGACTCGGCAAGACGAGCCTGGCGCGCGAGCTGGCGGCGCTGTCGGGCTGCGGCTGGCGCCGCATCCAGTTCACGCCGGACCTGCTGCCGGGCGACATCACGGGCAGCGTGACCTACAGCATGCAGGAGCAGAGCTTCTCCGTCGTCAAAGGGCCGGTATTCACGAACGTGCTGCTCGCCGACGAGATCAACCGCTCCGGTCCGAAGACGCAGGCGGCGCTGCTGGAGGCGATGGAGGAGCGGCAGACGACGATCCAGGGCACGTCATATGAGCTGCCCGAGCCGTTCTTCGTCGTCGCGACGCAAAATCCGGTCGAGTACGACGGCACGTATCCGTTGCCGGAGGCGCAGCTCGACCGGTTCCTGTTCAAGCTCGTGCTGGACTATCCCGGCGAGCAGGCGGAGATCGGCATCCTGCGCTCGCATCGGCGGGCAGGAAGCATCCGCGAAGCCGCTCCGGAGCCGGCCGTATCGCCGGCCGAGCTGCTGGAGCTGCAGCGCCGGGTCGAGGATGTCGTCGTTCAGGACGCCATCTACGGCTACGTCGCCGCGCTCGTGCGCGCGACGCGCGACACCGACGGCGTGCAGCTCGGAGCGAGTCCGCGCGCGGGCATCGCGCTGCTGCGGGCGGCGTCCGCTTGGGCGCTGCTGGAAGGACGCGACTACATGACGCCGGACGACATCAAGGAAATGGCGCTCCCGGTGCTTCGCCACCGGCTGCTGCTGACGCCGCAGGCGGAACTGGAGGGGATGACCGGTGAAAGCATCATCCGGCAAACGCTGGCATCGGTTCCGGTCCCGCGCTGACCGGCTGCTGCGGCACGCGCCGCTGCCGACGCCGCGTCTCGCATGGTGGACGGCCGGCGGCGGCGCTGCGGCCGCGCTGTTCGGAGCGGCCGGCCTCGAGCTCCAAGCCGCCGTGGTTTGGCTGGCCGCCCTTGCCGCGCTGTCGGCCGCCGATCTGGCGCGGCTGCCTCGGGCGTCCGCCTGGTCGGCGCGCCGCGAGCTGCCGGAGAGCGCGGAGATCGGCCGCGAGTTCGCCGTGCGGCTGGAGCTGACCTGCCGCACGGGACTGCCGCTGCGCGTGGAGCTGGCCGACGACATCCCGGACCGGTTCGACCGTCCGGATGGCCGCAGCGCGTCCGGCATGCTGGAGCGCGGCCGGCTGCAGGCGTCGTATCGCCTCCGCGCGCTGGAGCGCGGGCGGTTCCGTTTCGGCGAGGTGGACGTGCGCTGGAGCGGCGGACTCGGCCTGTGGCGCAAGCAGGCGCAGCTGGCCGCGGAGGACGGCATCCGCATCGATCCCGACCTGTCGGGCGTGCGCGGCGTGCTCGCCTCGGCGCAGGACTCGCTGCTCGTCGACGGCAAGCGGATCCACCGCCGCCAGCGCGGCGGCACCGAGTTCGACGCGATCCGCGAGTATGCGGCCGGCGACGACATCCGCGAGGTCAACTGGCGGGCGACGGCGCGCTCCGGCCGGCTGCTCACGAACCTGTACCGGCCCGAAAAGGGCAAGACGCTCGTGCTGCTGCTCGACTGCGGCCGCCAGATGGGCGTCGAGCTGGACGGCCGGGTGAAGCTCGACCGGACGCTGGAGGCGGCGCTTACGCTGGCCGCCGCCGCGCTCCGGCAGGGCGACCTCGTCTCGCTGATCGCTTATTCGAGCCGCGTCAAGCTGTACATCCCGCCCGGCCGCGGGCTGGAGCAGCTGCAGGCGCTGACCCGCGCGGCGAGCGGCATCGCGCCGGATTACGCCGAGGCAGGAGCGGCCGTAGGACTCGGCTTCCTGCTGCAGCGCGTGCGGCGGCGCTCGTTCGCGGTGCTTTTTTCCGATATGGACCACTATCTGCATGACGCCGAGCTGCTCCCGTACGCGGCCAAGCTACGCAAGCAGCATCATCTCGTGCTGATGTCGCTGCAGAATCCGGCGCTGCGCGAGCTCGAGGAGCGGGTTCCCGAGACGGCTAGCGACGCCTACGTACGGAGCATGGCGGCGTCTTATGCGCTGGAGCGGCAACTGCTCGTCCGTCGACTCGGCAGCGGCGGCGTGCCGATGCTCGACGCCTCTCCGGACCAGCTGGCGACGAGCGCGGTGAGCGCCTATCTCGACATCCGCGACAAAATCTGATCCGGCAACAATCAGGAGAGGAGCCATCATGGACACGACGACATTCATCCGGCGGCACAAGCCGGCCTGGGCGGAGCTCGAAGCCCTGCTCGACCTGCTCGGGCGGCGCAAGGCGCGGCCCGGCGCGGGCCAGCTCGACCGTTTCGCGGAGCTGTACCGGAGCGCCTCGGCGAATCTGGCCTACCTGCAGACGCATGCGCCCGCGAGCGAGGCGGCGCTGCTGCTCGGCGACCTCGTGTCGCGGGCGCACAACCAGCTCTATGCGGGCGGAGCCGCAGGGCGCAGCAAGCCGCTCGAGTTCCTGCTCTGGGGCTTCCCGCTGCTGCTGAAGCGGCGGCTGCCGTTCATCGCGCTCGCGGGGGCGCTGCTGCTGCTCGGCGAGCTGCTCGGCTACCTCGCCGTGCGCGACAATCCGGCGGCGATCCACTCGCTGCTGCCTGCCGGCATGGCGGACAACGTCGATCCCGCGCGCACGGCCGACGACCGCGGCGACATCAACAGCGCGGTCGTCTCCGCCCAGATCATGACCAACAACATCCGCGTGGCCGTGCTCGCGTTCCTGAGCGGAGCGACGCTCGGCCTGCTCACCATCTACCTGATGGTGTTCAACGGCATGCTCGTGGGCGGACTTGCCGCCGTGTTCGCGCAGGCGGGGTACAGCTATACGTTCTGGGCCTACATCCTGCCGCATGGCATCATCGAGCTGGCGGCGATCTTCATCGCGGGCGGCTCGGGCTTCTACATGGGCTACAAGTTCTTCGTGCCCGGCGAGCTGCCTCGGCGCATCGTGTTCGTGCAGGCCGCCAAGGAATCCGCGCTGCTGCTGCTCGGCACGATTCCGCTGTTCGTCATCGCGGGCCTCATCGAGGGCTACATCACCCCGGCCTCGCTGCCGCTCGAGCTCAAGTACGCTGTCGCCGGACTGACGCTCGCCGCGTTCACGGCGTACTGCGTTTACGGCGCGAAGCGCGGGGAGCGCGAGAGCGGGGGGACGATAGCCTCCCCATTCCGAAAGGAGGTCCGACCATGACGATGAAAGAACCCTATTCCGAAAGACAGACGACGTTTGTCACCCCAGAACAGGTGCGGCTGCAGCTGCGGACCGCCGGCCTCGGCAGCCGGGCGATCGCCCACCTGATCGACGCGCTGTTGCTGCTCGCGGCCTCGGCGCTGATCGTATTCGGAACGGCGGGCAGCCTCTACCTGCTGTCCTCGTCCTGGTTCCCGAACGACGGCTACGACTACGTGTTCGCCGGCATGTTCCTGCTGCTGATCGTAGTGAATGTCGGCTATTTCATCGTGATGGAGGCGTACCGGGGCGGCCAGACGATCGGCAAGAAGGCGCTGGGGCTGCGCGTGCTCCAGGCGAGCGGCCAGTCGGCGACGATCCTGCCGGTCGTCATCCGCAACCTGTTCCGGCTGCTCGACTTCCTGCCCATGGGCTACTTCGCGGGCAGCGTCGCGATCTTCTTCAGCCGCGCCGACAAGCGCATCGGCGACATGGTGGCCGGGACGATCGTCGTCGCGGAAGCGACGGCGGAGCAGCGCGGACGCCGCGCGCGCATCGACAAGCGGATCGCCCGCCTGCAGTCGAAGGGGCTGCGGCTGCCGGAGCTCGCCCGCGACCTCGGCGCGGCGGAGCGCGCTCTGCTGGACGAGCGCGACTGGCAGCTGCTGTCCGGCTGGGCCGAGCGCATCGATCCCAAGCCGCCGATCGGCGCCCAAGGGCTCGAGCAGCGCATCTGGCAGCACTTCACCGAGAAGCTCGGCCACAGCCGGGCGGCCTACAACGATCCGCGCGGCTACTTGGCCGCGCTATACCTCGCTGTGCGCGAGGACTGGGAGCTGTAGATCAGTCCTTGTAGGGTCAAACAAGCGTCCGCCTGGCGTAGGCCTGGTGCGGACGCTTCTTTTGCTTTGCGGGGCGGGCTTGCCCCATGGCTGGCCTGGGACGGCGCATCGGCGGGCGAGCAAGTCGGATGGGCGGGCGGCGCGGAGCTCGTGAACTCGATTTATTCGAGTTCAGCGTGCGTGATGCGCCAGCTGGATCTGATTAGGTCGATATTTTCGAGTTAACGCCTGCGAGATGCGCCAGTTGGAGCCCAATAGGTCGATTTTTTCGAGTTAACGCCTGCAAGATGCGCCATCTGGAGCCCAATAGGTCGATTTATTCGAGTTAACTCTTAAGCCCCCTAATTGGAATGGAGAGTACCCTAGGGAATCAGGTACACTTAATCCAAGAGGTGATGAGGACGATGAGACAACGGAATCAGGTCTTTGAAGAAGTCCGCAACAAGGTGGCTCAGGAGGCGCTGGCTGGGATCCGGACCGGCGTGCTTGCACGGAAGTATGATGTTTCTCCAAAGACCATCCGCAATTGGGTGCGGGAGTACCAGGAAAAGATGGGCGACGATGCCCTCCCGACGATCGACCAGCGGATCGACGACGCCAAGCGGCTGGCGGAGCTAGAAGCCAAATACGATCAGGCGCTGAAGGCATTAGGCGAGAAAGAGCTGGAAAACAAAATTCTGCAGGAACTTGTAAAAAAGACCCGCCCTGCCTCGATGAACGGCTTGCCGTCGCCGAATCATTCATCGAGCAGGGACACGCGGTAGCTCCTGTTCTTCGCACCTCCGGTGTCTCCAGCTCGACGTACTATAGCCGTCGGAGCCGGATCGATTCGGACCGGCCAGCTCCAGTCTCTGTCGGGCGTCCCTGCTCCTCCTTCACCCTCACCCGATCCGGAAAGCCAATCTGCAACGAGCAGGTCAAAGAATGGCTGCTCGAGCTTGTTTCCGGCGAAGAGCACGGCTACGGCTATTCCATGCTGACGGACTGCCTGCGCAGCCAATACAACCTTGTCATCAACAAGAAAAAGGCGTACCGGTTCTGCCAAGAGCTCGGCGTGCTTCATTCCCAACGAAAAAAGCAAGTGCAGCATCCCCGGCGGTTGGCGCGAAACCATACCATTACCGGATCCAACCAGCTGTGGCAGCTGGATATTAAATATGGCTACGTGGCTGGCTACGGCCAATTTTTCTTCCTTGCGGATATGATTGATGTGTTTGACCGTACGATTGTGGGCTACCATCTGGGCTCCAGCTGCAGCGCCAAGTCGGTGTGCAGCATGGTGAAGCGTGCGCTAGAACAGCGAATTGCCCCAGGCGCAGCCATGCCGATTATTCGTACGGACAATGGACCTCAATTCGTGAGCCGCGCCTTTGGAGAGCTTGCGCAGCAGGCAGGATTTGTCCACGAACGCATCCCGCCCAAGACGCCGAACATGAATGCGTACATAGAGTCCTTTCATGCCACGCTGGAGCATTGGGTGCTGCGCAAGGAACAGTTCGAGACATTCGATGAAGCCTTCCATGCGGTGGAGGAGTTTATGGATTTTTACAACAACCGCAAGATGCATGGGAGCCTGGCACGACGCTCCCCCGCAGACTTCATGGCGTGGGTCTCCGAGCAAAAACCGGATCTTACCCGATTCCAGCGTGCTGTCTGACCGAGCATGAAGGCCAAAAAAGAAGGTATACAGAGAGACACCCTGATGAAGGGGTCTAGTCTCCACAATTAGGGGGCTGAACCGTTAACGCCTGCGAGATGCGCCAGTTGGAGCTCATTAGGTCGATATTTTCGAGTTAACGCCTGCTGGAACGCCTGCCATCAATTCTGCTAGCTTGCTCGTATCGACATACCGTCTGCGTGAGACATCAGCTGGTGTGGAGTTGTCACTGGGAGTGGAGTTGCTCGGTTTTTCCGCGTAACGCCGCCGTTGGTGTGCCAGTAGGAGTGGAGTTACTCGGTTTTTCCGCGTAACGCCGCCGTTGGTGTGCCAGTAGGAGTGGAGTTACTCGGTTTTTCCGCGTAACGCCGCCGTTGGTGTGCTAGTTCGGGTGGAGTTACTCGGTTTTTCGACGCAACTCCGCCATGGGAGTGCCAGTAGGAGTGGAGTTACTCGGTTTTTCCGCGTAACGCCGCCGTTGGTGTGCCAGTAGATGTGGAGTTGCTCGGTTTTTCCGCGTAACGCCGCCGTTGGTGTGCCAGTAGGTGTGGAGTTACTCGGTTTTTCCGCGCAACTCCGCCATGGGAGTGCCAGTAGGAGTGGAGTTACTCGGTTTTTCCGCGTAACGCCGCCGTTGGTGTGCCAGTAGGAGTGAAGTTGCTCGGTTTTTCCGCGTAATGCCGCCGTTGGTGTACCAGTTGGAGTTGAGTTGCTCGGTTTTTCCGCGTAACGCCGCCGTTGGTGTGCCAGTAGGAGTGGAGTTGCTCGGTTTTTCCGCGCAACTCCGCCATTGGAATACCAGTAGGAATGGGGTTACCGAACGAATCGATTATGGCAGAGGACAGGAGCGCTACAACGGCTGGTAGGCTTGATCGCTGCAACCTGCAGTTCAACAGCGTTCGAATCAGTCGTTGACTGGAGGAGCGGCGGGGGCGTATACTACCTTCATTGAATGTAAGTGAACACTTGCACCAGATGCTGAACATGGCGAACATGAGTCACACGAACATCAGTCGACGCATTAGTGTCAGTCGCTTGAGCGCTATTCACATAAGCATCATTCACGAAAGCATCATTCATTTAAGCATCATTCACAAAAGCTTTACTCACACACGGGCATCGCTCGCCCAGCATCACGAAGAGAGGAAGGGAGGCGCGCGGGAAATGGAGACGAACAGATCGACGGCGGAAAAGCTGTTGCTGGCCACGATCGAGGTGATGGCGGACAAAGGGTATCTCGGCGCCTCGACGAAGGAGATCGCGGCAGCTGCCGGCGTGAACGAGGTCACGCTATTTCGGCATTTCGGCTCCAAGTCGAACCTGCTGGAAGCGGCGCTCGACCGCTATCACTACGCGGACATCATGACGGAGCTGTTCGCCACCCGGCTGACAGGAGAGCTGGAGAGCGACCTCCATCTCATCGCGCAGACGTACCAGCAAGCGATGTTCCGCAACAAGAAGCTGATTCGGATCGTGCACAAGGAAGGAGCCTCGCTCCCGATCGGCGAGCACGTCCACCGAAGGCATCGGGAGAAGCTCCGCGAGCTGCTGCGGGACTACTTTGCAGATCAGCAGCGGCGCGGCCTCATTCACGCCGATCCGCCCGATGCGCTTGCGCAGTCATTCATGTACGTCAATTACGGCTGCTTCATCAGCCGCCTCCACTCCGATTTCACCGAGCCGGACGATGATTCTCGCGAAGTCATCCGCCAGTCGGTGAAGCTGTATGCTAGAGCGCTCAAGCTCTAGCCTTTTATTCGCTCCAAATGCAAGCGTGCGCTTGCTTACAAGGAAAGGATGATCGACTATGTCCGAGAAACGTCCGGCCACCGAGCCGTCCGTAAACGAATCGACCGCCACTGATGCGTCCACATCGACCGCCACCGAATCGTCCGTAAACGAATCGACCGCCACCGAGCTGTCCGCGAACAAATCGACCGCCAGAGGGCTCGCCACCGATGCGTCCACATCGTCCTCCACCGAGCCGTCCGTGAACAAATCGACCGCCACCGATGCGTCCACATCGACCGCCACCGAATCGTCCGCGAACAAATCGACTGCCAGAGGGCTCGCAACCGACGCGTCCACATCGTCCGCCACCGAATCGTCCGTAAACGAATCGACCGCCATCAAGCATGCCGCTGGCGGAGCGGCTGCAGCTCCGCCGGCCCCATCTGCAGCCGAGCAGGCCGCCACCGAGCCGCGGCCCGGCGCGGAAAAGCTGATCGGCGTGCTTGCGTTCACGATGGCGATCTCGTCGATGAGCGCGATGATGTTCACGATCGTGCTGCCCGAGATGAAAGCGGAATTCGGCCTGACGCTGTCCCAAGTGAGCTGGATGATGACCGGCTACATGCTGATCTACGCGATCGGGTCGGCCATCTACGGCAAGCTGGCGGATCTGTTCCGCCTCAAGCACCTGCTCACGTTCGGCCTCTCGCTGTTCGTCATCGGCTCCTTCATCGGCCTCGTCTCCAGCTCTTACGGGGCGGTGCTGGCCGGCCGCCTCATCCAGTCGGCGGGAGCGGCCGTCGTGCCCGCAGCCGCGATGATTATTCCGATCCGCTACTTCCCGCCGGCCGTCCGCGGCCGCGCGCTCGGGATGACCGCCTCCGCGCTTGCGCTCGGCAACGCCATCGGCCCGATCTTCGCCGCGCTCGTCGTCAGCATGCTGCACTGGCGCTGGCTGTTCTGCGCACCGCTGCTCGTGCTGCTCACGCTCCCGCTGTTCCGCCGCTATCTCGTCGACGAGCCCGCCAAAGGCGGCTCGCTCGATCTCGCCGGCGGCCTCCTGCTGGCCGCCTCGAGCGCCTCGCTGCTGCTTGCCCTGACGGAATGGAGCCTTTGGTACGCTGCGGCCGGCATCGTTCTCGCCCTGCTGCTGGCGCTGCGGCTGCGCACGGCGCGCGAGCCGTTCCTGCGCCCGGCGCTGTTCCGCATCCCCGCCTATCGCCAAGGGCTTCTGCTGATGATGCTGGCGATGGTTTCGGGCTACGCGCTGCCTTTCCTGACCCCGCAGCTGCTCTCGTCCGTGCATGAGCTTCCTCCCGGCGTGATCGGCTTCGCGATGGTGCCGGCGGCCGGACTCGCCGCGCTGCTCGGCCGCGCGGCCGGACGTCTCGCGGACCGCAAAGGCAACGCGTACGTCTTTTACGTTGCCGCCAGCCTGCTGCTGACCTTCTTCGGCCTGATGGCGCTGCTTGCCGGTGCATCGCCTTGGGTCGCCGGAGGGGCGCTCGTGCTCGGCCAGCTCGGCCAGACGATGCTGCAGATTTCCCTCATGAACTCGGTCTCGCGCACGCTGCCGGCCGATCAGGCGGGTGCCGGGATGGGTCTGGTCTCCCTGCTCAACTTCCTGACCGGTGCCGCGGCGGGAGCGGTGTTCAGCCGTCTGCTGGACAGCTTCGGCGGCGAATCGGGCAAAGGAGCTTTTCCGGTCTTCGGCTTCATCTATGCGGGGTTGTTCGTGGTCGTCGCCCTGCTCGCGCTGACGTTCCGCTACCGCTTCAGCCAACGCGGCAAGAGCGGCAGGGAAACGATGCCGCTCCGCGAGTCCATTGATTCATGAACCGCCGGTTCGTCCACATATAGTTACATGATGCGGACGCACAACCGGGAGGCGATGGACGATGAAGCACCGGATCGCGAACCTGCTGCTGGCACTGTCGCTGGCGGTATCGATCTACGTGGTGGAGGCGAGAGTCGGCAGTCCGGCGCAGGCCGACAGCTTGGCGGACACCGATGCGCCGGCGGTCTCAGCGGTGGAGCCGAGAAGCGGTGCCGACGGACTCGGAAATAGCCCAGAGGACGGGACCGGGCCAAGCGGCGGCCCGTCCGCCGGAACCGAATCCCCGCCCGAAAGCGGCACGGACCAAGTCGCCGTGCCGAGCAACGGCTCAGCGGGGGCTGGAATCGCCGGCAAGCCCGGCGGCGAAGCCACTGCCCAGCCGCAGCCGGCCTCCTCATCGGAAAGCCCGGACGCCGGCGGCGTGGCTGCGGCCGGAGCGACCGCTTCAGCCTCCGAGCCGCAGACGAACGCGGCCGGCGAATCGTCCGCGGCGGATCAAGCCCGCGCCAAGCTGGTGGGCGGCCTGGCCGAAGGCTTTCGCAGCCGCAGCCCCGAGTTCAGGCTGACCTTCCGGGGCGGCCACGAGCAGCTTGTCGAGCTGATGCCGGACTTGGTGCAGCAAGGCCTTTACCAGGACGACTACACGGCCTATGTGCTGAAATCGTACGCCTACAAGATCCGCTCGGTCTCCGGCACGTCGACGATCACGATGACCGCCAAGTACCGCGAGACGCCGGAGCAGACCGCCGAGGTCGCCCGCCGCTCCAAGGAGATCGTCGCGGGGCTGATCCGGCCGGGCATGAGCGACGAGCAGAAGGCAGGCGCGATTCACGACTGGATCGTGCGCCATGTGCGCTATGACGAGTCGCTCACGCGCTACACCGCCTACGAGGCGCTGGAGCTGCGCTCGGCGGTATGCCAGGGCTATGCGCTGCTTGCCTACCGCATGCTCACCGAAGCAGGGCTCGAGACCCGCATCGTCGAAGGCACGGTCGATACCGGCGACCACGCCTGGAACCTGGTGCGCATCGACGGCCGCTGGCATCACATGGACACGACCTGGGATGACCCGCTGCCGGACCGCGGCGACGAGGTCAGCCGCCGATACTATCTGCTGTCGGACGAGGAGATGCGCCAGGACCATGAGTGGACGAAGCCGTACCCGGAAGCGCCGACGAGCTTCGGGGAAGCCCGGTAGCTCCGGGACATGAACCGCCAAAAGGGGACGAAGCCGGACAGATGCCCGGCTTCGTCCCCTTTTGCGCTTATCGCTCCAGCTCCATGTTCAAACACTCCACTGCGCTGCGAAGCGCTTTTTGCCGCCGTTCCGTCAACGTATGCGAAGAAGTGCCGGGCTTCAGCCGGGGCTGAGCCTTCTCGATCTTGGCGATGACGGCCTGGAGCGCCGACAGGGCGTCTTCCAGCTCGGCCTTGGTATGGCCGGCGGCCGACGCTTGTTCCGCCTGCGCCTCCGCGTCAGGCGCAGGCTCGGCTTGCCGCGCTCTGGCAATCAGATCGAGCGCGATGCGATAGGCGTTGATCTCGCGCGATATCGCGGCCTCCGAAGAGGAGCCTCTTTTCAGCTTCTCGCGCGCCTTTTCGCTTTTCGATAGGACGGAAGCGAGGGCGCGCATCGCCTCATCGCCTTCGTGCGCGTCAAGCCGGAGCATGTCGGCTCAGCTCCGTTCGGCTTCGCCGGTCTCCCGGCGGCGCGCCGCCGTCATCTGCTGCCAGACGGAGCCGGCGGCTTCCTCGCCGCGCTGGATGCGCTCGAGCGCCATTTGAGCCTGCAGCCGGATCTCGAACTCGCTGTCCTCGGCGGCCTGCTGCAGCGCCTCCAGCGCGCTGTCGTCGCCGACCTCGTACAGGAAGCGCGCCGCCCGCCAGCGGACGAGCTTGTTGCGATCGCCGAGCGCGGTTATCATCGCGCCAGTCGCGGCGGGATCGCCGAGATCGGACAGCGTGTCGCCGGCCGTGCGGCGCACCGAAGCCGACTTGTCGGCGAGCGCCTGGATGAGCAGCGGCAGCGCCTGCGGATGCTCCCGCAGGTCGCCGAGATACACGACGGCGAGACGGCGGATGCTGGCGTTGTCGTCGGCAAGCGCCCGCTCCAGCAGCGGCAGCGCGGATTCGTCGACGGCGAGCCGGTCGAGCGCGGCGTAGCGGCTCTGCCAGTCCTCGGCGGCCAGCAGCGGCTCCGCTTCGGCGGCGGTCAGCGGCGCGGGCCGCACGGCTGGCGCGGCAGCGGACTGCTCGCCCGGACCGGCCGCCAGCGACGCCTCCACAAGCGCATCGAGCCGCTCCTCCGCATAGGATGCCTCGAGCTCGCGCACGATCTCGGCGGCGATCTCTTCCGGATCGCCGTAGCGCACGCCGAACTCCTCGAGCTTGCGCTCGCGGATCATCGACGATCCGGCCGCGCGGGTGACCGCATCCGTGAACGCCTGCGGCAGCGCGGCGCGCGTCTCGCCGTCGCCCATGCGCACGCGCACCTGGATCGGGATGCCGCGGAACATCTGGACGAGCACATGCGCCTCGCCGAAACCGCTTGCCGGGTCGGATGCGGCGGCGGCTCCGCCGTCCTCCGCCTGCAGGATGCGCCTCGCTTCCGCGAGGATCGCGGCCCAGTCGGCGCTCGGCTTGCGGTCGAGCGCGATGAAGTCCGCCGTGCGGAACAGGCTGCGCACGCCCGCGATGGCGAGCAGGCTGCGCAGCGGCTCCGGCGCGGCATCCGGCTCGGCCGGCACATACGTATGGCGATGCCCTCGGGGCAGCGTCTCGTCGACGTTCAGCTTCATCGAGTTCGGACTCGGAGTCGGTTCGATGGAGATCAAGTTCATTTTTCGTTCCTCCCGCCTCAGGGTAAGTAAACAGCAAGCTCTGTCCTCCTAGTGTAGCGCATTCGCCTGCGCGATGCGAACCGATGCGAACCGGCAGGCAGCGGGGAGCGGGAGCGGCGAAAGCCCATTCGGACGCGCGAACGGGAAGCCTCGCCGTCCGGCGGCTGCCGCGGATGCGCCGACTGCGTTGCATTCGCCCTGCGCGAACGGTATCTTTAGGGGGCAGAAACTTGACCGACCGACTTTCCGCAGCCGGCGAAAGGGTGACCAAGATGGCCAAGTCCAAATTCGGCAACATGGATCCTGTCTCGACGCAAAAAACATCCAAGCACTTCAAGCGCTGGAGGCAGGAAAAAATCTGGAATCGGCAAGACCGGGACTATTCGTTCTGCGTCCCGAACAGTCCGCCGGACCTGGAGTTCCTTCATTATAACCGCAGCAAGCCGTCCATGACCTGGATCGGCCACTCGACGTTCCTGCTGCAGCTGGCGGGCGTCAACATCGTCACCGACCCCGTCTGGGCGGGCAAGATGGCGTTCCAGCGCAGGCTGGCGCCGCCAGGCGTGCCGCTCGAGGCGATGCCGCCGGTCGATCTGGTGCTTGTCTCGCATTCTCATTACGATCATCTGCACATGGCTTCGCTGCGCCGCCTCGGCGGCTCCAAGACGATTCTCGTGCCGGCTGGCCTCGGGGCCAAGCTCAAGACGAAGGGCTTTCCGCGCGTGCATGAGCTGCACTGGTGGGAAAGCTTCCACTTCCGCGGCCTCAAGCTGACGTTCGTGCCGAGCCAGCATTGGACCCGGCGCAATCCGTGGGACATGAACGCCTCCCACTGGGGCGGCTGGGTGATTCAGCCGGAGCACGGGCTCGACCACGAGCCGGGCGAAGGCACGCTCGGCGGCGCCAGCTCGCATCCGCCGCGGCCGCATGATGCCGGCGCGCCCGCAGGCTCGGAGGACGGATCAGCCGGCGACGGCGCTCCCGCAGCCGACCCCGGGCCGTTCGA encodes:
- a CDS encoding stage II sporulation protein M, which gives rise to MDTTTFIRRHKPAWAELEALLDLLGRRKARPGAGQLDRFAELYRSASANLAYLQTHAPASEAALLLGDLVSRAHNQLYAGGAAGRSKPLEFLLWGFPLLLKRRLPFIALAGALLLLGELLGYLAVRDNPAAIHSLLPAGMADNVDPARTADDRGDINSAVVSAQIMTNNIRVAVLAFLSGATLGLLTIYLMVFNGMLVGGLAAVFAQAGYSYTFWAYILPHGIIELAAIFIAGGSGFYMGYKFFVPGELPRRIVFVQAAKESALLLLGTIPLFVIAGLIEGYITPASLPLELKYAVAGLTLAAFTAYCVYGAKRGERESGGTIASPFRKEVRP
- a CDS encoding RDD family protein, with the protein product MTMKEPYSERQTTFVTPEQVRLQLRTAGLGSRAIAHLIDALLLLAASALIVFGTAGSLYLLSSSWFPNDGYDYVFAGMFLLLIVVNVGYFIVMEAYRGGQTIGKKALGLRVLQASGQSATILPVVIRNLFRLLDFLPMGYFAGSVAIFFSRADKRIGDMVAGTIVVAEATAEQRGRRARIDKRIARLQSKGLRLPELARDLGAAERALLDERDWQLLSGWAERIDPKPPIGAQGLEQRIWQHFTEKLGHSRAAYNDPRGYLAALYLAVREDWEL
- a CDS encoding DUF58 domain-containing protein — its product is MKASSGKRWHRFRSRADRLLRHAPLPTPRLAWWTAGGGAAAALFGAAGLELQAAVVWLAALAALSAADLARLPRASAWSARRELPESAEIGREFAVRLELTCRTGLPLRVELADDIPDRFDRPDGRSASGMLERGRLQASYRLRALERGRFRFGEVDVRWSGGLGLWRKQAQLAAEDGIRIDPDLSGVRGVLASAQDSLLVDGKRIHRRQRGGTEFDAIREYAAGDDIREVNWRATARSGRLLTNLYRPEKGKTLVLLLDCGRQMGVELDGRVKLDRTLEAALTLAAAALRQGDLVSLIAYSSRVKLYIPPGRGLEQLQALTRAASGIAPDYAEAGAAVGLGFLLQRVRRRSFAVLFSDMDHYLHDAELLPYAAKLRKQHHLVLMSLQNPALRELEERVPETASDAYVRSMAASYALERQLLVRRLGSGGVPMLDASPDQLATSAVSAYLDIRDKI
- a CDS encoding AAA family ATPase: MNHLVESLERRIHGQSRNIRLLVTALVAGGHVLLEGVPGLGKTSLARELAALSGCGWRRIQFTPDLLPGDITGSVTYSMQEQSFSVVKGPVFTNVLLADEINRSGPKTQAALLEAMEERQTTIQGTSYELPEPFFVVATQNPVEYDGTYPLPEAQLDRFLFKLVLDYPGEQAEIGILRSHRRAGSIREAAPEPAVSPAELLELQRRVEDVVVQDAIYGYVAALVRATRDTDGVQLGASPRAGIALLRAASAWALLEGRDYMTPDDIKEMALPVLRHRLLLTPQAELEGMTGESIIRQTLASVPVPR
- a CDS encoding TetR/AcrR family transcriptional regulator, translated to METNRSTAEKLLLATIEVMADKGYLGASTKEIAAAAGVNEVTLFRHFGSKSNLLEAALDRYHYADIMTELFATRLTGELESDLHLIAQTYQQAMFRNKKLIRIVHKEGASLPIGEHVHRRHREKLRELLRDYFADQQRRGLIHADPPDALAQSFMYVNYGCFISRLHSDFTEPDDDSREVIRQSVKLYARALKL
- a CDS encoding IS3 family transposase, coding for MEQGHAVAPVLRTSGVSSSTYYSRRSRIDSDRPAPVSVGRPCSSFTLTRSGKPICNEQVKEWLLELVSGEEHGYGYSMLTDCLRSQYNLVINKKKAYRFCQELGVLHSQRKKQVQHPRRLARNHTITGSNQLWQLDIKYGYVAGYGQFFFLADMIDVFDRTIVGYHLGSSCSAKSVCSMVKRALEQRIAPGAAMPIIRTDNGPQFVSRAFGELAQQAGFVHERIPPKTPNMNAYIESFHATLEHWVLRKEQFETFDEAFHAVEEFMDFYNNRKMHGSLARRSPADFMAWVSEQKPDLTRFQRAV
- a CDS encoding transposase: MRQRNQVFEEVRNKVAQEALAGIRTGVLARKYDVSPKTIRNWVREYQEKMGDDALPTIDQRIDDAKRLAELEAKYDQALKALGEKELENKILQELVKKTRPASMNGLPSPNHSSSRDTR